Proteins encoded together in one Streptomyces umbrinus window:
- the purD gene encoding phosphoribosylamine--glycine ligase, with protein sequence MKVLVIGGGAREHALCRSLSLDPDVTALHCAPGNAGIAEVAELHQVDALDGKAVAALATGLGAELVVVGPEAPLVAGVADAVREAGIPVFGPSKEAAELEGSKAFAKDVMAGAGVPTARSYVCTNPDEVEEALDAFGAPYVVKDDGLAAGKGVVVTADLDKAREHANACDRVVIEEFLDGPEVSLFAITDGVTVVPLQPAQDFKRALDGDEGPNTGGMGAYSPLPWADPKLVEEVMQTVLQPTVDEMRRRGTPFSGLLYAGLAITSRGVRVIEFNARFGDPETQVVLARLKTPLSGILLAAADGTLVDLEPLRWSDDAAVTVVIASHNYPDTPRTGDPIEGLDEVAAQDAPHAYVLHAGTRRDGDAIVSAGGRVLSVTASGKDLTQARARAYEAVNRIHLDGGQHRTDIAAKVAGAAQA encoded by the coding sequence GTGAAGGTCCTAGTAATCGGCGGCGGTGCCCGCGAACACGCCCTGTGCCGTTCTCTCTCCCTCGACCCCGACGTCACCGCGCTGCACTGTGCCCCAGGCAACGCGGGTATCGCCGAGGTGGCCGAGCTGCACCAGGTCGACGCCCTCGACGGCAAGGCCGTGGCCGCGCTGGCCACCGGGCTCGGCGCCGAGCTGGTGGTCGTCGGCCCGGAGGCGCCCCTCGTGGCCGGGGTCGCCGACGCCGTGCGCGAGGCGGGCATCCCGGTGTTCGGCCCCTCCAAGGAGGCCGCCGAGCTGGAGGGCTCCAAGGCCTTCGCCAAGGACGTCATGGCGGGTGCGGGCGTCCCCACGGCCCGCTCGTACGTCTGCACGAACCCCGACGAGGTCGAGGAGGCGCTCGACGCCTTCGGAGCCCCGTACGTCGTGAAGGACGACGGTCTCGCGGCCGGCAAGGGCGTCGTCGTGACCGCCGACCTCGACAAGGCCCGCGAGCACGCCAACGCCTGCGACCGTGTGGTCATCGAGGAGTTCCTCGACGGCCCCGAGGTCTCCCTCTTCGCGATCACCGACGGCGTGACGGTCGTCCCGCTGCAGCCCGCGCAGGACTTCAAGCGCGCGCTCGACGGCGACGAGGGTCCGAACACCGGCGGCATGGGCGCGTACTCGCCCCTCCCGTGGGCCGACCCGAAGCTGGTCGAGGAGGTCATGCAGACCGTTCTGCAGCCGACCGTCGACGAGATGCGCCGCCGCGGCACCCCCTTCTCCGGGCTCCTCTACGCCGGTCTCGCGATCACCTCGCGCGGCGTACGGGTCATCGAGTTCAACGCCCGCTTCGGCGACCCCGAGACGCAGGTCGTCCTCGCCCGCCTGAAGACCCCCCTCTCCGGCATCCTCCTCGCGGCGGCGGACGGCACCCTGGTCGACCTCGAACCCCTCCGCTGGAGCGACGACGCGGCCGTCACCGTGGTCATCGCCTCGCACAACTACCCGGACACCCCGCGCACCGGCGACCCCATCGAGGGCCTCGACGAGGTGGCGGCGCAGGACGCCCCGCACGCGTACGTCCTGCACGCGGGCACCAGGCGCGACGGTGACGCCATCGTGAGCGCGGGCGGCCGGGTGCTCTCCGTCACGGCCAGCGGCAAGGACCTCACCCAGGCCCGCGCACGTGCGTACGAAGCGGTCAACCGAATCCACCTCGACGGCGGCCAGCACCGTACGGACATCGCGGCGAAGGTTGCGGGAGCGGCACAGGCGTAA
- a CDS encoding DNA polymerase III subunit gamma and tau: MSSLALYRRYRPESFAEVIGQEHVTDPLQQALRNNRVNHAYLFSGPRGCGKTTSARILARCLNCEQGPTPTPCGECQSCRDLARNGPGSIDVIEIDAASHGGVDDARDLREKAFFGPASSRYKIYIIDEAHMVTSAGFNALLKVVEEPPEHLKFIFATTEPEKVIGTIRSRTHHYPFRLVPPGTLREYLGEVCGREGSPVEDGVLPLVVRAGAGSVRDSMSVMDQLLAGAGDDGVTYAMATSLLGYTDGSLLDSVVEAFAAGDGAAAFEVVDRIIEGGNDPRRFVADLLERLRDLVILAAVPDAGEKGLIDAPTDVVERMTAQAGVFGAAELSRAADLVNEGLTEMRGATSPRLQLELICARVLLPAAYGDERSLMARLDRIERGVNFTGAAAAGAPAMGYVPGPDAHAGMPTGVPGGGMAASASLAPPGPPVPPGGGPAAARAAVRGAGAPGGDTGPGAAPAPTPAQAPASAQAPMPAQASPGAAPAPAPSTPTPAPAPEPPPAQAPPSAPAAGAAPGAWPAATAAGSGRRPGGWPTATPAGGGQPPAAAPGPPAPQAAQPQAQAPAPTASYASPPPGGGPDPRMLWPNILEAVKNRRRFTWILLSQNAQVTGFDGTTLQIGFVNAGARDNFASSGSEEVLKQALTELFNVHWKVEAVVDPSGGSAPPPAPGPGSGYGGGYGAGGAPAPAAPRPAPQQPTAPAPRPASSAPQSQSAPAPSAPAPRPSAPEPPPISPEDDTPEDDDPDLDESALSGHELIVRELGATVVEEFSNE, encoded by the coding sequence GTGTCGTCTCTCGCGCTGTACCGCCGTTATCGCCCGGAGTCGTTCGCCGAGGTCATCGGGCAGGAGCATGTCACCGACCCGTTGCAGCAGGCGCTGCGGAACAACCGGGTCAATCACGCGTACCTGTTCAGCGGGCCGCGTGGGTGCGGGAAGACGACCAGCGCGCGGATCCTGGCGCGGTGTCTGAACTGCGAGCAGGGGCCCACACCGACGCCGTGCGGGGAGTGCCAGTCCTGCCGGGACCTCGCGAGGAACGGGCCGGGTTCCATCGACGTGATCGAGATCGACGCCGCCTCGCACGGTGGCGTGGACGATGCCCGTGACCTGCGCGAGAAGGCGTTCTTCGGACCCGCGAGCAGCCGGTACAAGATCTACATCATCGACGAGGCCCACATGGTCACGTCGGCCGGGTTCAACGCGCTGCTGAAGGTCGTCGAGGAGCCGCCCGAGCACCTCAAGTTCATCTTCGCCACCACCGAGCCCGAGAAGGTCATCGGGACCATCCGGTCGCGTACGCACCACTATCCGTTCCGGCTCGTCCCGCCCGGGACCCTGCGGGAGTACCTGGGCGAGGTGTGCGGGCGCGAGGGCAGTCCCGTCGAGGACGGGGTGTTGCCGCTGGTCGTGCGCGCCGGCGCCGGGTCCGTGCGTGACTCCATGTCCGTCATGGACCAGCTGCTGGCCGGCGCCGGGGACGACGGCGTGACGTATGCCATGGCCACCTCACTGCTCGGTTATACGGACGGGTCGCTGCTCGACTCCGTGGTCGAGGCCTTCGCCGCGGGGGACGGCGCCGCCGCCTTCGAGGTCGTCGACCGGATCATCGAGGGCGGAAACGATCCTCGGCGGTTCGTCGCCGACCTGCTGGAGCGGTTGCGGGACCTGGTCATCCTGGCGGCTGTGCCCGATGCCGGGGAGAAGGGGCTCATCGACGCCCCCACCGATGTCGTGGAGCGGATGACGGCCCAGGCCGGAGTGTTCGGCGCCGCCGAGCTCAGCCGGGCCGCCGATCTCGTCAACGAAGGGCTGACGGAGATGCGCGGGGCCACCTCGCCCCGCCTCCAGCTCGAACTGATCTGCGCGCGCGTGCTCCTGCCCGCGGCCTACGGGGACGAGCGGTCCCTCATGGCCCGGCTCGACCGCATCGAGCGCGGGGTCAACTTCACGGGGGCGGCGGCTGCCGGAGCGCCCGCCATGGGGTACGTGCCCGGGCCCGACGCGCATGCCGGAATGCCGACCGGGGTGCCGGGCGGCGGTATGGCCGCTTCCGCTTCTCTCGCTCCTCCCGGTCCCCCCGTCCCGCCGGGTGGCGGGCCCGCCGCCGCTCGCGCTGCGGTACGGGGAGCGGGGGCCCCCGGTGGAGACACGGGTCCCGGGGCGGCCCCAGCCCCCACACCAGCCCAGGCCCCCGCCTCGGCCCAGGCCCCCATGCCGGCCCAAGCCTCCCCGGGAGCCGCGCCTGCTCCCGCCCCGTCCACACCCACGCCCGCCCCCGCTCCCGAACCGCCGCCCGCCCAGGCGCCCCCCTCCGCCCCCGCGGCCGGTGCCGCTCCCGGTGCCTGGCCCGCCGCGACCGCCGCGGGCAGTGGCAGGCGACCCGGCGGGTGGCCGACCGCCACACCCGCGGGCGGGGGACAGCCACCGGCCGCGGCACCTGGCCCGCCCGCGCCCCAGGCCGCCCAGCCCCAGGCTCAGGCCCCCGCGCCGACGGCTTCGTACGCCTCCCCTCCGCCCGGCGGTGGCCCCGACCCCCGCATGCTGTGGCCGAACATCCTGGAGGCGGTGAAGAACCGACGCCGCTTCACCTGGATCCTGCTCAGCCAGAACGCGCAGGTGACCGGCTTCGACGGCACGACCCTCCAGATCGGTTTCGTCAACGCGGGCGCTCGGGACAACTTCGCGAGCAGCGGCAGCGAAGAGGTGCTGAAGCAGGCGCTGACCGAGCTGTTCAACGTGCACTGGAAGGTCGAGGCGGTCGTCGACCCGTCCGGCGGTTCGGCACCGCCGCCCGCGCCCGGCCCCGGGTCCGGTTACGGCGGTGGTTACGGGGCCGGCGGTGCCCCGGCCCCGGCGGCGCCGCGCCCTGCCCCGCAGCAGCCGACGGCTCCGGCTCCCCGGCCTGCCTCCTCGGCTCCCCAGTCCCAGTCGGCGCCCGCACCCAGCGCGCCCGCTCCCCGCCCCTCCGCGCCGGAGCCGCCCCCCATCTCCCCCGAGGACGACACCCCGGAGGACGACGATCCGGACCTCGACGAGTCCGCCCTGTCGGGCCACGAACTGATCGTGAGAGAGCTGGGAGCGACAGTGGTGGAGGAGTTCTCGAACGAGTAG
- a CDS encoding helicase C-terminal domain-containing protein — translation MKSRSTLATWLGSLDGSRLARVLGARQDAVSLPEPRSLGELADRLQRPGSVALVLPRLALPHLQVAEALAALGVHASRDALVKLLGAVDDATACELDTVLETLADHALVWPDGAGQLRMTGPLRQAWDTPLGLDAPLEELLAGTTSDELRGMLVTLGVKPPGAKPHRLAALVEHHSDPEQITSVVAKAPETARKLLDRLARAATRQPQFVVSGFPGPDLEPGARWALDRGLLIQDRHRYGPARMPAEVALALRGPGWHAPFEPAPPCPRPASVTPAETDREASAAATAFVTHAASVLAACSATAPARLKSGGIGARELARIGKAAQADDAVVRITLETSYAAGLLGRDGDRVSPTEAYDAWAEQEPPEQFAVLLQAWQNLPLTPTQARDEDNRALPAVAGAPPCGGCVQARLGLLAAAAQLPAGQGAGVASDLGPLIAWHRPLADSSPQDGTPFAAVIREAELLGVLARGALSALGIRLRTGDTEGLSIECRRLVPSATAVARIGADLTAVVTGTPSARLTALLDSVADRETSGTASVWRFSVGGIRRALDAGRTPEDITAHLAAVAGGPLPQPLSYLIADTARGHGRVRIAPAACVIHGDEPVLLAELAAHRGLAGLGLRQLAPTVLISRSPIDTTLAALRAEGYAPVAETAEGTVRIEKARPQRAAAPVPTPRGTSTRDGRRIAVAATRTKAPAADLNTLANQLLAAPPTTPEPAPFDGGAPFATDTEEIVAGWAKRLPYSDIRQLAHAIDAGQAITVEYVATSGNRTERTLSRLALDPPYLEAWCHLREAERVFTLSRIHSVMPEQKRQWYRQG, via the coding sequence ATGAAGTCCCGATCCACGCTGGCGACATGGCTCGGCAGCCTCGACGGCTCTCGTCTGGCACGCGTGCTCGGGGCACGGCAGGACGCCGTGTCGCTTCCGGAGCCGCGTTCGCTGGGGGAACTGGCGGATCGGCTTCAACGCCCGGGATCGGTGGCGCTGGTCCTGCCGCGGCTCGCGCTGCCGCACCTCCAGGTGGCCGAGGCGCTGGCGGCGCTTGGGGTCCACGCATCGCGCGATGCTCTGGTGAAACTGCTGGGAGCCGTGGACGACGCAACCGCCTGCGAACTCGACACCGTGCTGGAGACGCTGGCCGATCACGCTCTGGTCTGGCCGGACGGCGCGGGGCAGCTCCGTATGACCGGACCGCTGCGGCAGGCATGGGACACACCCCTTGGGCTGGATGCTCCGCTGGAGGAACTGCTCGCGGGCACGACCTCCGACGAACTGCGCGGCATGCTGGTGACACTGGGCGTCAAGCCGCCGGGCGCCAAGCCGCACCGACTGGCCGCCCTGGTGGAGCACCACAGCGACCCGGAGCAGATCACCTCCGTGGTCGCAAAGGCCCCCGAGACCGCCCGGAAACTGCTCGACCGCCTGGCGCGGGCCGCTACGAGGCAGCCGCAGTTCGTCGTGTCCGGGTTTCCTGGGCCCGACCTCGAACCGGGTGCGCGATGGGCACTGGACCGGGGGCTCCTGATCCAGGACCGGCACCGATACGGCCCGGCGCGTATGCCCGCCGAGGTGGCACTCGCGCTGCGCGGGCCCGGCTGGCACGCCCCGTTCGAGCCCGCCCCACCGTGCCCCCGGCCGGCATCTGTCACCCCGGCGGAGACCGATCGCGAAGCATCGGCCGCGGCCACGGCCTTCGTAACCCATGCCGCCTCGGTCCTGGCGGCCTGCTCGGCAACGGCACCGGCCCGGCTGAAGTCCGGCGGGATCGGTGCACGTGAACTGGCCCGGATCGGCAAGGCGGCCCAGGCCGACGACGCTGTCGTACGCATCACCCTGGAGACCTCGTACGCCGCTGGGCTTCTGGGCCGGGACGGCGACCGTGTGTCCCCCACCGAGGCATACGACGCCTGGGCGGAACAGGAACCCCCGGAGCAGTTCGCAGTGCTGCTCCAGGCATGGCAGAACCTGCCGCTCACCCCCACCCAGGCGCGCGACGAGGACAACAGAGCGCTCCCTGCCGTCGCCGGAGCGCCTCCCTGCGGCGGCTGTGTGCAGGCCCGCCTCGGGCTGTTGGCCGCAGCAGCACAGCTCCCGGCAGGGCAGGGCGCGGGAGTCGCCTCGGATCTGGGGCCACTGATCGCCTGGCACCGCCCCCTCGCCGACTCGTCACCCCAGGACGGAACGCCGTTCGCCGCCGTGATCCGTGAGGCCGAGCTCCTCGGAGTACTCGCACGTGGCGCCTTGTCCGCTCTCGGCATCCGCCTGCGGACCGGCGATACGGAGGGGCTGAGCATCGAGTGCCGACGACTGGTCCCCTCGGCCACGGCAGTGGCTCGGATCGGCGCCGACCTCACCGCCGTCGTCACCGGCACGCCGTCCGCGCGACTGACCGCGCTCCTGGATTCCGTCGCCGATCGAGAGACCAGCGGCACGGCATCGGTGTGGCGGTTCAGCGTCGGCGGCATCCGCCGGGCTCTGGATGCCGGCCGCACCCCCGAGGACATCACAGCCCACCTGGCCGCTGTCGCCGGCGGGCCCCTGCCACAGCCGCTGTCGTATCTGATCGCCGACACCGCGCGCGGCCACGGACGCGTGCGCATCGCCCCTGCCGCCTGCGTCATCCACGGCGACGAGCCCGTGCTGCTGGCCGAGCTCGCCGCCCACCGAGGGCTCGCCGGGCTCGGACTGCGGCAGCTGGCGCCGACAGTGCTCATCAGCCGTAGCCCGATCGACACGACCCTCGCCGCGCTCCGGGCCGAGGGGTACGCCCCTGTCGCCGAGACGGCCGAGGGCACGGTACGCATCGAGAAGGCCCGGCCTCAGCGGGCCGCAGCTCCCGTTCCCACTCCACGCGGCACCAGCACGCGGGACGGCCGCCGCATCGCTGTCGCTGCCACGCGCACGAAGGCACCCGCCGCCGACCTGAACACCTTGGCGAACCAGCTGCTGGCCGCCCCGCCCACGACTCCCGAACCCGCGCCGTTCGACGGAGGAGCTCCCTTCGCCACGGACACCGAAGAGATCGTCGCAGGGTGGGCGAAGCGCCTGCCGTACAGCGACATCCGCCAACTCGCGCATGCCATCGATGCCGGTCAGGCCATCACCGTGGAGTACGTCGCCACCTCGGGCAACCGGACCGAGCGCACCCTCAGCCGCCTCGCACTCGACCCGCCCTACCTGGAAGCCTGGTGCCACCTTCGGGAGGCCGAGCGCGTTTTCACCCTCTCCCGCATCCACAGCGTCATGCCCGAACAGAAGAGGCAATGGTATCGACAGGGATAG
- a CDS encoding ATP-binding protein, translating into MRRFIGRDRELNVLGNALQAVHDAAGSAKPGQCILMRGRRRVGKSSLVEEFLRRTETPYLFFTAAGGTADDELTELLDAVARSTLPERGLFSEEAPEQWNAAFRLLAEVLPDDSPSVVVIDEVPYLMDRIDAFEGMLQRAWDRLLSHKPVLLLLVGSDLSMMEALNSYDRPFHQRGREMVVGPLNPADIREMLDLSPAVAFDAALITGGLPLICAEWRAGADVWEFLRDSLDNPISALLVSAERSLAAEFPPQAMSREVLRAVGAGERTFTNIARAAGGIAHTTLTRATDVLTAKRVVAAELPLSLRPSKERRYRVADPYLRFWLAFLDPHMAEIERMRGDLTLSRIREQWTSWRGRAIEPLVRESLARLLPDGLLPAAPAIGGYWTRSNDVEIDLVGADRQPVAKQLLFLGSIKWLENSPLDSHDLAALQKHRAAITDEPVPLVAVSRNGTSCAGLHAAYGPDELLSAWRRA; encoded by the coding sequence ATGCGTCGCTTCATCGGGCGGGACCGCGAGCTGAACGTGCTCGGCAACGCCTTGCAGGCGGTTCATGATGCCGCCGGGTCGGCGAAACCAGGCCAGTGCATCCTCATGCGCGGACGGCGGCGGGTCGGCAAGTCCAGCCTCGTCGAGGAATTCCTCCGGCGCACCGAGACGCCGTACCTCTTCTTCACCGCGGCGGGCGGTACTGCGGACGACGAGCTGACGGAGCTGCTCGACGCCGTCGCCAGATCCACCCTCCCGGAGCGGGGACTGTTCTCGGAGGAGGCCCCCGAGCAGTGGAATGCGGCATTCAGGCTGCTTGCGGAGGTCCTGCCCGACGACAGCCCGAGCGTGGTCGTCATCGATGAGGTTCCGTATCTCATGGACCGAATCGACGCGTTCGAGGGGATGTTGCAACGGGCCTGGGACAGGCTGCTCAGCCACAAGCCCGTGCTCCTCCTCCTGGTCGGATCCGACCTGTCGATGATGGAGGCGCTGAACAGCTACGACCGCCCCTTCCATCAGCGGGGCCGGGAAATGGTCGTGGGACCGCTGAACCCGGCCGACATCCGCGAGATGCTCGACCTGTCGCCGGCGGTCGCTTTCGACGCCGCCCTGATCACGGGCGGTCTTCCGCTGATCTGTGCGGAGTGGCGGGCCGGAGCGGACGTCTGGGAGTTCCTCCGCGACTCGCTCGACAACCCGATCTCGGCGCTGCTGGTCTCCGCCGAACGCTCACTGGCCGCGGAATTCCCACCGCAGGCGATGAGCAGGGAAGTCCTACGGGCCGTCGGAGCCGGAGAACGAACTTTCACCAACATCGCGCGCGCCGCCGGCGGCATCGCCCACACCACGCTTACCCGGGCAACGGACGTCCTGACCGCGAAGCGGGTGGTGGCAGCCGAACTGCCCCTCTCCCTGCGCCCGTCGAAAGAACGCCGCTACCGAGTGGCAGACCCCTACCTGCGGTTCTGGCTCGCGTTTCTGGATCCACACATGGCGGAGATCGAGCGGATGCGGGGAGATCTCACACTGAGCCGGATCAGGGAGCAGTGGACGAGTTGGCGGGGCCGCGCGATCGAGCCCCTGGTCCGGGAATCCCTCGCCCGTCTCCTGCCGGACGGGCTCCTGCCCGCCGCCCCGGCGATCGGCGGTTACTGGACCCGCAGCAACGACGTCGAAATCGACTTGGTGGGCGCCGACCGGCAGCCGGTGGCCAAGCAGTTGCTCTTCCTCGGCTCGATCAAGTGGCTGGAGAACTCCCCGCTCGACAGCCACGACCTGGCCGCACTGCAGAAGCACCGGGCGGCGATCACCGACGAGCCAGTGCCGCTCGTGGCAGTTTCCCGAAACGGAACCAGCTGTGCTGGGCTTCATGCGGCGTACGGTCCCGACGAACTGCTCAGCGCCTGGCGCAGAGCATGA
- a CDS encoding mycothiol-dependent nitroreductase Rv2466c family protein encodes MSEQRTVDFWFDPVCPYTWITSRWMVEVTKVRPVAVRWRVMSLSVLNEHRDDNPEGEWGDYMWAPVRVCAAVEEQFGQRALGDLFTAMGTRFHIRGDWGNLPAALADAGLPEGIAEVAESTAYDEAIRSSHAQAVALAGDDIGTPVLSVAGPGGERVGFFGPVVSPAPTGETAGRLWDGFLLLAAVPGFYEVKRTRTEEPRFDMGD; translated from the coding sequence ATGAGCGAACAGCGGACTGTGGACTTCTGGTTCGACCCCGTCTGCCCGTACACGTGGATCACCTCACGGTGGATGGTGGAGGTCACCAAGGTGCGGCCGGTGGCCGTCCGCTGGCGGGTGATGAGTCTGTCGGTGCTCAACGAGCACCGGGACGACAACCCCGAGGGCGAGTGGGGCGACTACATGTGGGCCCCGGTGCGCGTGTGTGCCGCCGTGGAGGAGCAGTTCGGTCAGCGGGCGCTCGGCGACCTCTTCACCGCGATGGGCACCCGATTTCATATCCGGGGCGACTGGGGGAACCTCCCGGCGGCCCTTGCCGATGCCGGGCTGCCGGAGGGGATCGCCGAGGTCGCCGAGTCCACCGCGTACGACGAGGCGATCCGGTCCTCGCACGCGCAGGCCGTCGCCCTAGCCGGCGACGACATCGGCACCCCGGTGCTGTCGGTCGCCGGGCCCGGTGGCGAACGGGTCGGCTTCTTCGGTCCCGTCGTCTCCCCCGCGCCCACCGGGGAGACGGCCGGACGGCTGTGGGACGGCTTTCTGCTGCTGGCCGCTGTTCCGGGCTTCTACGAGGTCAAGCGGACCCGTACCGAAGAGCCTCGGTTCGACATGGGTGACTGA
- a CDS encoding alpha/beta fold hydrolase has product MLKTTAVAATFCAVAGAGIVGFGEATAQAAQAQTKVQVRVQTQSTSITTARHGHGDSFSGTKKIRVGSYSVNVSCSGRSVDRKPVVVLMAGGGDGLDTMAGLQKTLSKKARVCSYDRLGEGESDQPNGTQTINDSSRILTGVLDRVAGDRPVVLAGHSLGGLIAARYAPDHRDRVKGLVLMDATIPALTAGVSKAIPESATGMAAELRDQTIAVNEGQNPEKFIIADAKVRSAGNIPVQIIRHESQYAEVPDYGPALEAMWAEGQEEWRALSGRSRIGVAAGSGHYIHVDRPDIAVKAIQRVTAQATARS; this is encoded by the coding sequence ATGCTCAAGACCACTGCCGTGGCCGCGACGTTCTGTGCCGTGGCCGGTGCGGGCATCGTCGGTTTCGGGGAGGCCACCGCCCAGGCGGCTCAGGCACAGACGAAGGTGCAGGTCCGGGTGCAGACGCAATCGACTTCCATCACGACCGCGCGGCACGGGCACGGGGACTCGTTCTCGGGGACCAAGAAGATCCGTGTCGGCAGCTACTCGGTCAACGTCTCGTGCTCCGGCCGCTCGGTGGACCGTAAGCCGGTGGTCGTCCTGATGGCCGGAGGGGGCGACGGGCTGGACACGATGGCCGGCCTGCAGAAGACCCTGAGCAAGAAGGCCCGGGTCTGCTCCTACGACCGGCTCGGCGAGGGCGAGAGCGACCAGCCGAACGGCACGCAGACCATCAACGACAGCTCCAGGATCCTGACGGGCGTGCTCGACCGGGTCGCCGGTGACCGCCCGGTCGTGCTGGCCGGCCACTCGCTGGGCGGACTGATCGCCGCCCGTTACGCCCCCGACCACCGGGACAGGGTCAAGGGCCTGGTCCTGATGGACGCCACGATCCCGGCCCTCACGGCGGGCGTCTCGAAGGCGATCCCCGAGTCGGCCACCGGCATGGCGGCCGAACTGCGTGACCAGACCATCGCGGTGAACGAGGGCCAGAACCCGGAGAAGTTCATCATCGCCGACGCGAAGGTCCGCTCCGCGGGGAACATCCCGGTGCAGATCATCAGGCACGAGTCCCAGTACGCCGAGGTCCCCGACTACGGGCCCGCCCTGGAAGCGATGTGGGCCGAGGGTCAGGAGGAGTGGCGTGCGCTCTCCGGCCGCAGCCGGATAGGCGTCGCCGCCGGAAGCGGCCACTACATACACGTCGACCGTCCCGACATCGCCGTCAAGGCCATCCAGCGAGTCACCGCACAGGCCACGGCCCGCTCGTAG
- a CDS encoding ABC transporter permease encodes MSSLALAVRDSSTMLRRNLLHVRRYPSLTLNLLLTPVVLLLLFVYIFGDVMSAGIGGGGADRSDYIAYLVPGLLLMTIGGTTIGTAVSVSMDMTEGIIARFRTMAIHRPSVLVGHVVGSVLQCVMSVVLVGAVAVAIGFRSTDATVLEWLAAFGLLVLFALALTWIAVGMGLISPNPEAASNNAMPLIFLPFISSAFVPVDAMPGWFQPIAEYQPFTPAIETLRGLLLGTEIGHNGWLALAWSLALTALGYFWSTAKFNSDPK; translated from the coding sequence ATGAGCTCCCTCGCCCTCGCCGTGCGCGACTCGTCCACGATGCTGCGCCGCAACCTCCTGCACGTGCGGCGCTACCCGTCCCTCACCCTGAACCTGCTGCTCACCCCGGTCGTGCTGCTGTTGCTCTTCGTCTACATCTTCGGCGACGTGATGAGCGCCGGCATCGGTGGCGGCGGCGCGGACCGCTCCGACTACATCGCCTATCTCGTGCCGGGCCTGCTGCTGATGACCATCGGCGGCACCACGATCGGTACCGCGGTGTCCGTCTCCATGGATATGACCGAGGGCATCATCGCCCGCTTCCGCACGATGGCGATCCACCGCCCGTCGGTGCTCGTCGGACACGTCGTCGGCAGCGTCCTGCAGTGCGTGATGAGCGTGGTCCTCGTTGGGGCGGTCGCGGTGGCCATCGGCTTCCGGTCCACGGATGCGACAGTCTTGGAGTGGCTGGCGGCGTTCGGACTGCTCGTGCTCTTCGCCCTGGCGCTCACCTGGATCGCGGTCGGCATGGGCCTGATCAGCCCGAACCCCGAGGCCGCGAGCAACAACGCGATGCCGCTCATCTTCCTGCCGTTCATCTCCAGCGCCTTCGTCCCGGTCGACGCGATGCCGGGCTGGTTCCAGCCGATCGCCGAGTACCAGCCGTTCACGCCGGCCATCGAGACCCTGCGCGGGCTGCTGCTCGGCACCGAGATCGGCCACAACGGATGGCTCGCCCTCGCCTGGTCCCTGGCGCTGACCGCACTGGGCTACTTCTGGTCGACCGCGAAGTTCAACAGCGACCCGAAGTAA
- a CDS encoding ATP-binding cassette domain-containing protein, which yields MPSSVMPTSNQRDGHASPAAVSTVGLRKSFGDKTVLDGIDLHIPAGSVFALLGPNGAGKTTAVKILSTLISADGGQAQVAGHDVTTSPDGVRAAIGVTGQFSAVDGLITGEENMLLMADLHHLSRSEGRRVTAELLERFDLVEAAKKPASTYSGGMKRRLDIAMTLVGNPRIIFLDEPTTGLDPRSRHNMWQIIRELVTGGVTVFLTTQYLEEADELADRIAVLNDGKIAAEGTADELKRLIPGGHVRLRFDDPAAYQTAADALREATLPHSRLRSSGGTPIDEALSLQIPSDGSQRELRSILDWLDAAGIEADELTVHTPDLDDVFFALTGPANIPSQPSQPTQLNQPKEDAR from the coding sequence ATGCCTTCATCTGTCATGCCCACGTCCAATCAGCGTGACGGCCACGCATCGCCGGCCGCCGTGTCCACCGTCGGTCTGCGCAAGTCGTTCGGCGACAAGACCGTCCTCGACGGCATCGATCTGCACATCCCGGCCGGGTCCGTCTTCGCCCTGCTCGGCCCGAACGGCGCCGGCAAGACCACCGCCGTGAAAATCCTGTCCACCCTCATCTCCGCCGACGGCGGTCAGGCCCAGGTCGCGGGCCACGACGTCACCACGTCACCGGACGGGGTGCGGGCCGCGATCGGTGTCACCGGTCAGTTCTCCGCCGTGGACGGTCTGATCACCGGCGAGGAGAACATGCTCCTCATGGCGGACCTGCACCATCTCTCGCGCAGCGAGGGGAGGCGGGTCACCGCCGAACTCCTGGAGCGCTTCGACCTGGTGGAGGCGGCGAAGAAGCCCGCCTCGACCTACTCCGGGGGTATGAAGCGCCGCCTGGACATCGCGATGACCCTGGTCGGCAACCCGCGGATCATCTTCCTCGACGAACCGACCACCGGCCTCGACCCCCGCTCCCGCCACAACATGTGGCAGATCATCCGCGAACTGGTCACGGGCGGCGTGACCGTCTTCCTCACCACCCAGTACCTGGAGGAGGCCGACGAACTCGCCGACCGCATCGCGGTCCTCAACGACGGCAAGATCGCCGCCGAGGGTACCGCCGACGAACTCAAGCGCCTGATCCCCGGCGGACACGTACGCCTGCGCTTCGACGACCCGGCCGCGTACCAGACGGCCGCCGACGCCCTGCGCGAGGCGACCCTCCCCCACTCTCGGCTTCGCTCGAGCGGGGGGACCCCCATCGACGAGGCACTCTCCCTCCAGATCCCCAGCGACGGCAGCCAGCGCGAACTGCGCTCCATCCTCGACTGGCTGGACGCGGCCGGCATCGAAGCCGACGAACTCACCGTGCACACCCCCGACCTCGACGACGTGTTCTTCGCCCTGACCGGCCCGGCCAACATCCCCAGCCAGCCCAGCCAGCCCACTCAGCTCAACCAGCCCAAGGAGGATGCCCGATGA